A window from Primulina eburnea isolate SZY01 chromosome 2, ASM2296580v1, whole genome shotgun sequence encodes these proteins:
- the LOC140823345 gene encoding uncharacterized protein: MRKISGNVVWTRPMSLSRAAKLLARFSAVDNGSSAAVSMYLQRASEAFDHLVQFHSKRIKVEENPDIPRAAIDQKPMDVGVEDEVVQIASKIDHEQEQEQRKEKKNKRRRDKEVDSNRKKRRIEGVDSKE; encoded by the coding sequence ATGAGGAAGATCTCGGGAAACGTTGTATGGACAAGGCCCATGTCCCTCTCTCGAGCAGCAAAGCTACTGGCTCGATTCTCCGCCGTCGATAATGGCTCTTCTGCCGCCGTCTCTATGTATCTGCAACGAGCCTCTGAAGCCTTCGATCACTTGGTCCAATTCCACAGCAAGCGCATTAAGGTGGAAGAGAATCCCGACATCCCACGAGCGGCGATTGACCAGAAGCCAATGGATGTTGGTGTTGAAGATGAGGTTGTACAAATAGCTTCGAAAATTGACCATGAGCAAGAGCAAGAGCAACGGAAGGAGAAGAAAAATAAGAGGAGGAGGGACAAAGAGGTCGATTCGAACAGAAAGAAGAGGAGAATTGAAGGTGTTGATTCAAAGGAGTAA
- the LOC140824738 gene encoding uncharacterized protein, protein MELRAETEHACSSASTPIDSSNIGFRLLKKHGWKEGTGLGISEQGRLEPIQAYVKKNKLGLGADKPKKAAVQSKSHDAEEPKVSKKKAKGMSKKMKKTQEFEKQLEEKEFERAFFREFWPENV, encoded by the exons ATGGAATTGAGAGCAGAAACGGAGCATGCTTGTTCCTCCGCTTCAACCCCAATCGACTCCTCCAATATTGGTTTTCGG CTGTTGAAGAAGCACGGTTGGAAAGAAGGGACCGGCCTTGGTATCTCCGAGCAG GGCAGGTTGGAACCTATACAGgcttatgtaaaaaaaaataagctAGGATTGGGAGCAGATAAACCAAAGAAAGCGGCAGTCCAGTCAAAATCTCATGATGCGGAAGAACCAAAA GTGTCTAAAAAGAAAGCAAAGGGCATGTCTAAGAAGATGAAGAAAACGCAAGAGTTTGAAAAGCAGTTGGAGGAGAAAGAATTTGAGAGGGCATTTTTTAGGGAGTTCTGGCCAGAAAACgtctaa
- the LOC140823346 gene encoding uncharacterized protein, translated as MSSLMWVLKLLVMVTFFDLSSSQSEIPPACSPADRAALLGFKAGILKDTTGIMPTWAGADCCGGGWEGVECDPMTGRVIRLMLQRPPSDDIFMKGILSPSLSNLRFLEMMVISGMRRITGMIPEGFSNLTRLTQLILDDNSLKGNIPATLGHLPLLQTLSLSGNLLTGHIPTTFGNLKRLQQLNLAKNLLTGSVPLSLSLLQGLESLDFSFNSLSGSIPDFLGKLQNLTYLVLTGNRFSGQIPITLCNLNKLSELSIDQNLLSGRIPAQIGKLKSVSVMKLSSNKLTGQIPESISHLGNLWNLNLSRNLLTNPLPTAALSEGLPSLLSMDLSYSGLNLGAIPDWIRNRELSEIHLAGCKLQGALPNFTKTESLTTIDLSDNYFTSGISNFSTKMTGLQALKISNNLLKADLSSITFPSQISVLDLHSNQLFGSLSGILNNKTGKFMEYVDVSGNQISGSIPEISGGLNIKVLNVANNKIAGHIPSSISNLNKITRFDISRNKISGTIPTSLGLLLKIQWLDLSINKLTGKIPDSLLGIEALRHASFRANRLCGEIPQGRPFNIFPAVAYAHNLCLCGKPLSPCRGRN; from the coding sequence ATGAGTTCTCTGATGTGGGTTCTCAAGCTTTTGGTGATGGTAACATTCTTTGATCTGTCCTCGTCCCAATCAGAAATTCCCCCTGCTTGTTCACCTGCTGATAGAGCTGCTCTTCTTGGTTTCAAAGCTGGGATTTTGAAGGACACCACCGGCATTATGCCGACATGGGCGGGTGCGGATTGCTGTGGTGGCGGCTGGGAAGGTGTGGAATGTGATCCGATGACTGGTCGAGTCATCAGGTTGATGCTGCAAAGGCCACCATCTGATGACATTTTCATGAAGGGGATTCTGTCTCCTTCTCTGAGCAATTTGCGTTTCTTGGAAATGATGGTGATAAGTGGGATGAGGCGTATCACAGGGATGATTCCCGAGGGGTTTTCGAATCTCACTCGCCTCACTCAGCTTATTCTAGATGACAATTCATTGAAAGGGAACATCCCTGCAACATTAGGCCACTTGCCTCTACTCCAGACACTTTCGTTGAGTGGGAACCTTTTGACAGGCCACATTCCTACCACATTTGGAAATTTGAAGCGCCTTCAGCAGTTGAATTTAGCCAAGAATTTATTGACAGGCTCAGTCCCATTATCTCTCAGCTTGCTTCAAGGCCTGGAATCTCTTGATTTCAGCTTCAATTCGTTGTCTGGTTCCATTCCGGATTTTCTTGGGAAGCTTCAAAATTTGACATATCTTGTGCTCACCGGCAACCGGTTCTCAGGGCAGATACCCATTACCTTGTGCAACCTAAACAAACTCTCGGAGCTTTCAATCGATCAGAATCTGCTGAGTGGAAGAATTCCAGCACAAATTGGGAAGTTGAAGTCTGTTTCTGTAATGAAGTTGAGCTCTAACAAACTCACAGGTCAAATTCCAGAATCTATATCACATTTAGGAAACTTGTGGAATCTTAATTTGTCAAGGAATTTACTTACCAATCCTTTGCCGACTGCTGCACTTTCAGAAGGTCTTCCTTCTTTATTGTCGATGGACCTTTCTTACAGCGGACTTAATTTGGGAGCAATTCCTGATTGGATCAGAAATAGAGAACTTTCTGAAATCCATTTGGCAGGCTGTAAGCTTCAAGGGGCATTACCAAACTTCACAAAGACCGAGTCTTTGACCACCATAGACCTATCTGACAACTATTTTACAAGTgggatttcaaatttctcgacAAAGATGACTGGTTTGCAGGCTCTAAAGATTTCGAACAACTTACTCAAAGCTGATCTTTCTTCAATCACATTTCCAAGCCAGATTTCTGTTCTAGATCTTCATTCGAACCAGCTCTTTGGTTCTCTGTCAGGGATTCTGAACAACAAAACGGGTAAATTCATGGAGTATGTAGATGTATCAGGCAACCAAATTTCCGGAAGCATTCCTGAAATCAGTGGGGGGTTGAACATAAAAGTGCTGAACGTCGCAAATAACAAGATTGCAGGTCATATTCCTAGTTCAATTTCGAACCTCAATAAGATCACAAGGTTCGACATCtcaagaaataaaatatcagGCACAATCCCAACGAGCCTAGGTCTATTGCTGAAAATACAATGGCTAGACTTGTCCATCAACAAGCTTACAGGAAAAATACCTGACAGCTTGTTAGGCATTGAAGCATTAAGACATGCAAGTTTTCGAGCAAATAGACTGTGCGGAGAAATACCTCAAGGAAGACCATTCAATATTTTTCCGGCGGTTGCATATGCTCATAACTTGTGTTTGTGTGGGAAGCCTTTGTCGCCTTGTAGGGGgagaaattga
- the LOC140823347 gene encoding high mobility group B protein 7-like, with product MAGGGESKSSAPHRVRKRVEAESSSSAASLKRAKDGSAFTKCEDCSKDVPVALISFHDCSLDAKIKMNLETQVEDIPSENQKKPTEKKKVKSTESKAKKEKKVKNPNAPKRPPTAFFVFLEDFRKTFKEANPDCKSVASVAKEGGVKWKSMTDEDKKQYIDRAAKLKAVYEKAVASNHAENEQNEDDSTEKKVEEQTEKAVEEEIEVDAE from the exons ATGGCCGGCGGCGGAGAATCGAAATCATCGGCGCCTCACAGAGTCAGGAAGAGAGTTGAGGCAGAATCATCTTCCTCTGCTGCTTCTCTCAAGCGCGCTAAAGATGGCAGTGCTTTTACCAAATG TGAAGATTGTTCTAAAGATGTTCCAGTGGCTTTGATAAGCTTTCATGATTGTAGCCTTGATGCAAAAATTAAGATGAATCTCG AGACTCAAGTCGAGGACATACCTAGTGAGAACCAGAAGAAGCCAACTGAAAA GAAGAAGGTGAAATCAACTGAATCTAAAGCAAAGAAGGAAAAGAAAGTAAAGAATCCAAATGCCCCAAAACGGCCCCCCACTGCCTTCTTCGTATTCTT GGAGGATTTTCGGAAAACATTCAAGGAAGCTAATCCTGACTGCAAGAGTGTGGCATCG GTGGCTAAAGAAGGTGGTGTGAAATGGAAATCCATGACTGATGAA GATAAGAAGCAATACATTGATAGAGCTGCAAAGCTTAAAGCAGTATATGAAAAGGCTGTGGCATCCAATCATGCTGAAAATGAACAA aaTGAAGATGATTCCACAGAGAAAAAAGTTGAAGAACAGACAGAGAAAGCGGTTGAGGAGGAGATTGAAGTTGATGCCGAGTAG